The window GCAAGGGCTATCAGGCTCGAATCGTTATCAATATAAGTGGTAATACCGGTATGTTCGGTGAGGTAAGCAGTAAGGCTGCCGTTGGCGTCAAGATAGGTATAATTAATGCCCTGGGTTACATTGATAAACCCTGGCATGCCGATACCGATACCGGCAATTTTACCCTTGGCTACACCCGATGTTTTGATGTAGCTATTAATCTGGTTAGTAAGTATAGTTAGCGCATTGGGGTTATTGAGCAATTTAAGCTCAAACGTAAGCATATCGGCCACTGGGCTGTTTTGCAAATCGAACAACTGAATGCGCGCGGTAAGCTGATCGAGCGCCACGGCCAGTATATACATGGCGTTGGCCTTAACAGAATACATAAGCGGGCGGCGGCCACCGCTTGAAGGGGCGTACCCGTGCTCAACCACGAAGCCTTCATGCATTAGTTCATTGATGGCCTTGGCTATTGACGGAATGCTTTTATCAAACAAGTCGCTCAGTCCCGCACATGACATCGCTTTATTAAAATAAAGCCTTTTGATAATCATATTTTTGAGCTGACTGCCCTTCACACCTTTATTTTCGGGTTCCATTCAACAATTAAGAATTAAAGTTTTTAAAAGGCTATGCCTAAGTAATTAAAGTTTATAAAATTATAAATAAAGTACAATATAACAACTGTATTTATTACGGTTTTTAACGGCCTTGTTAATTGGGTAAAAGTAATGAATTGATAATAAATAAATTAATCCATGTGATTTGCAGGGATTACCGGCTTAAATGTCCGGTAAACAATGGTGTCATCATTAAAACGTTTAAGTTGTATAAAAGTTCGCAGGTTTACATCGTATTCGATGTTGAGCTGTCTGTCAGATTTCCAAATCAACCTGATAGCTTTGGGATTAAGCCTGGCTTTACCATGATCGTCGTCAACAGTAAAAACATTGCCCACTTCCGCCTTATCCAAATCATCCCCTGCACCTTTGATTGATACCTGTAACGAATTACCAGATGTGGCATTGCCACCTTTCCAAAACAAGATGGCCTGCTTAGTTTTCGAAGGGTTAAATGATTTTTTGATAAATGTGGCCGGGCCCGATCCAAAAATCTGAAAACAACCTGATATGGTTACAACTACAATGGCCCCAAAAATGAATCGTATTTTTTCAAAATGTGGTTTAAAACGCATACCGAATTTATTGACTTATTAATTGATCAGATCGTGACCCTTATACCAGGCTTAAGGCAATACCCAAAAACGCCATCCGCTCCAGTAATCGTGGTATTGTTGCTCAAATCCAAGAAATTGGTTGGTTGGTGGTAAGTCATGATCTTCTGCATATGCGTTGTATTGCTCATCGCTATTAAAATCTTTTAACCGTTTGGTGTTAAGGTTGTAAACCATTACGCCGCTATCGATGGTGGCGCACAATTTATCGCCCCTCACCAGGTAATTTTTCACGGCTACCTGATTTTTTCCCTTCGGATAAAAACAGGGCAGTAAATCGCCTGCCTGCATAGTTTCGCCATATCCGAGCGGAATATTATATTCATCGCCCAGGCCGTGATTTCCATAATAGGTAAATGAAAACACAAACAGCGACGCATAAACAATCTTAAATAGCCGGTTAAATGTTCGTTTATCAAACACCGGCTCTATTCCCTTTGCAGTCAAAAATATTAAGTGCAATATGCCCAGCAAAACGCTGTAAATAAAACTCAGGATAGCTATTTTAAATAACTCGAAAATAAAGTGACCCATTGCTGCCATAACATTTGAATATTTACACAATAATATTAAAAGTACTTTTAATTACAAAGTAAATTACAAAATTTACTTTATTGAACTAATTGCCCATGAACTCTATTTATTTGCCAAAGTATTTTTTGTATTCCGCTTCCACATCCAGCATATCTACATTATGGGATTGTTTTTGGGGATTGAAGAAGTAAAGGTTTGATATAAAAGCAACAGTATCTAACTTAATCCTGTGAACTACGCCGTTGGCCTGTTTAAACTCAAGGTATTTATAGGCAGGATCAAGCTCTATAATTTTGACAGGTTGTTTTTTAAGAAAAGTTCTTGCCTCGGAAGTATAAAACACCTGGTCGTCGGCACCGGCATAAAACTCTTCGTCGGTTGATGCTTTGTGGCGTTTCTGAATTTCGGTTGTATCCAAAATTGTGAAAACGGCTGCGGTAGAATCAACTATGAAAACTTCGCGCGGGATTTTGCCGGTGCCGGACAACCTGGTGTTAATATATTCATGAGCAGCCAACACTTTTTTATGTTGATTTTTTGCAGGATTTTTCCGCGGTGAAGATGAACAAGCAGAAAGGGTTAGCAGGCAAATGGCTATAATTTTGGTAAAAGCCGGCATAGGTTTAGTAAAAGTTATATCAGGGCTTTCCGTCCCAAACAGTTTTCAATTTATTCTTTCTTTTTCCAAGGGCCGAAAAAACTTCAACGCCTTCAGGATTATCTAATTCAGCAGGATTTCCTATATCAGTTACAAAACAATCATCATAACTTTCAATCCGCCAGCGCACAAAACGGCCGTTGGGATTCAGGTAAGGTTCACAATAATTCTCTTGCTGCTTTTTTACTTTATCATAAGCATCGTTAAATGACCAGGCTTTTATCAAAACAAACCTTTTTTCGATGTCTTGTTTTTTTAAGCGCACTCCTTCTACTTCAATAACCCCCGTCATCTTAACACAGTAATATTGCTCTTTTGGCGGCTCCTCCGCTTTTATAAATATCGCGTGATCTACCGATGTTACCCAAATACTTGCAACAAAATCTACCTTTTTAAGCTTTTTCAGGTCATTAAATTTCACTTTTGCAGTTACCCCGGTAGGGCGTTTCTTTTTGCCCGTAATTTCATACGTGTCAAATAAATTTAGTGCTATAAGACGGGTTAAATCCTCACGATATATACTGTCAATTTTTTTAACCCGTTCTTTAGGTTTAAGGTCGGTGAGTTGCTTTACTTTAGGATAAACTAAATTGATTTTAACTATTGCAAAACGTTTTGTGTTTGAAACGGATTTGTCTAATTGCCAATATTCCAGGTCATAAATTTCTTTCATTTTAAAATTTCCTTCTGCATAAACATCCACCGCTGCCCTTCCAGATCGGCAGCGCGGTAACGGGTGCCGGGGTAGCCTTCTTCCAGTACTGATAATATGGTAGCCCCGTTGCTTTTAGCGTGTTCATAATGCAGGGTTACATCATCCACATAAACCAAAACCCCGTTGATAACATAGGGCACCTCATAAGCCTTGGCAGCTATAGTACAATTTTGCGCATGATGCTTTGGGCCTTGATAATCTGGCGTGGGTTCGGCCAGCATAACCAGGCTTTCGCCCATGGCTATTTCACCATGGCCCAAGCGGCCTTGCTCATCTGTCATGCGGGTTACCTCGGTAAAGCCAAAAACCTTGCAAAGCCATTCCATTGCCGCTATGCCATCCTCATAGGCCAGCATAGGTATAATTTGTTGGTTTGATGTGCCCATAATGTGCTGTTTAATGTTTAACAAATAATCTTGCAACGACAAAATACCCAATATCGCAAACTACAATGATAAGGTAAGCCCAAAGTAGTTCGCGTTTATATAATCGTAACTGTTTATGAAAAAAGACCAGCAATACGGCTGTTAACACCAATAAATGAAACACAATAAGGTAGTAACTTTCTATAAACAATGACCAGTAAGCAATTCCTTTTATATCTGCCTGCTCCTTGTTTTTTGTCAGGAAATGCGAATCATAGTGGTTACGCAAATAGATCCTTAAAAAAAACAGCACTACCCTATCTAAAATATAGGTGCCACTTATTAGCAATGATGTGATAATAACCAGCGCATCAAATTTTATCTTACGGAAGATGCTTATAGGCATACTTAGTCATTTACAACCGCCTTATCGGGCTTTGAATACCAATCGTGCTGTATATTAGTCATCAATAGGGCATTATCAAACACGATAGTTCCTTTTGGAAAAATAGCTTCGTCCTCAAAAAAGCTCGACGAAACCTGGCTTACTTCCAGGGCTTCTACCTTCCAGTTTTCTGTATGCAGCAACAAACCTTCATATTTATCGCCATTCGGCGAATAGCCTGTAGCCCCCGCCTTAAAAAAATCAGAAGCCGTATCTAAATCCTTAAAAACAGAATCCCTGTTAAAAGTACCGGTAATTTTAGCATCAATACTAATGGTAGTACCGTCCGAGCTTTCAAAAGCTACGTGATAATTGCCGCTATGCTCATTAACATCAAACCTGGCGTGGTAATGCCTGCCCGGAAATATCCTGCCGCCAACAATGGTGTTGAAACGGGATGAAGTATCCCTTCGGGGAATGTAAACACCTTCTTTAATTTCACCATCTTCCTGCCATTCAACAGCAATGCGATGTGCGCCGTTTTCGGAACCCATCCCAATAAAAGCCGGCATTCCTTTAGGCCTTACATCTTTTAGCCTGATAAGACAAATACCCACAATAGCTTTGCCATTAACAATTTTAGGGCTAAACGGAGCCGGAACTATTAGTTTGGCAATATCAGGATCAACGGCAAAGTTAACCAATATACGCCTGTCTATAATGCCGGTAATGGTAGGTATTTTCATGTGAGAGGTTATTAAAAACTATTCGGCAAAATCTTCCAGCACGCCGTTATACTCGTCCCAATCCGGGTCGGTATTAGCGGTAATACTGATAGGCAATTCCTCAAAACCTGCCAATGCGGCATTCAGGCGTTCGCCTGCAATATCAACATCGGTAGTATACCATGCCCACCATCGTTCGTTTTCGCCGGTAAATGAAAACGCCAGGATGGTTTGGTTATCCTCTTCCATAACATCCATAAGCGCTTCCTCAACCTGTTCCATCAAATCAAGGTCTGTTTCATGTGGCAGCAAAGTTTCATTGGGCGAATTATATGACCATATCACATCCATCCGTTGGTTGTAAAAACCGGTATCAATAAAATTTTGCATATAAGGCCTGAATTTCACAAAAACAGGCAATCCTCCGTCTGTCGAAAACTCGAGGGAGATCCATGAGTCGCCCAGGTATAATTCTTCAATCATATACCAATATTACAAAAAAGGTTTGCGATTATTAAACTTCGCAAACCTTTCATTTTATTTTTTTGGCCAGTTTATTTTAGTGTTATATCATTGAACCTCAAACTCCTTTTTCAGCTTAATATCTTCCGATGAGCTGCCTATCATCACCATAAACTTACCGGGTTCAACCGTCCAGTTCATATTTTTATCCAGCAGGGCCAGGTCATCGGGATGAAGGGTAAACTGTACCGTCTTCTTTTCGCCCGGCTTCAGGTTTACCCGTTCAAAACCGCGCAAGTCATACTCGTAGGTAGTTACACTGCTTACTTCGTCCTTCAGGTATAATTGCACCACCTCATCGCCTGCGCGGGCGCCAGTGTTGGTTACATCAACGCTTACCTGCACATCGCCCTGTGAGTTCTCCTGCTCCGGCGATACTACCAGGTTACTGTATTCAAATTTAGTGTAGCTTAAGCCATAGCCAAAAGGATACAAAGCTCCATTTACGCTGGTTTTGCCCCAGCTGTTTTGGCCGCCCTGCCCTGCCTGGGCATTGGGCTTAAAGGGAAAGTTAAACTCAATTTGCCCAGTTGTTTTTGGGAAAGTGATAGGTAGCTTACCACCCGGGTTATTATCACCAAATAAGGTTTCGGTTATTACCTGCCCGCTTTGCACACTTGGGAACCAGGCCTCTAAAATAGCAGGCACATATTTATTTTCCCAGTTGATGGTAAGCGGCTGCCCGTTTATCATTACCATAACCACGGGCTTGCCGGTGGCTTGCAATGCCTGGATCAGCTTTAATTGCCTGCCGGGGAGGTTTAAGCCAGTACGCGACAGGCTTTCGCCTACCCTATCCACATCCTCGCCCACAACGGCTATAACCACATCCACATTTTTGGCCTGGTTTACGGCGTTATCAATTTCTATTTGTTCCTGGTGGGTTAGCGGTGTTTCAATAATCTCGCTCTCGGGCCAGGTAGCATCTATCATATCGCAACCTTTGGCATAAACAATTACGCCATCGTTACCCATATAATTCACCAGGCCATCGTACACACTGGTAACCGGGTTATGCGATGGGCCGTAGCGGCTAATGGCATAATTGGTTTCTTTAGCCAATGGGCCGGTAACCAATATCCTGGGATATTTCTTTTTATCCAAAGGCAGTAAGCCGCCTTCGTTTTTCAACAACACCATCGATTCGCGGTTCATTTTAAGCGACATCGCGGCATCGTCTGCCGTATGTACAACTTTATCAGCAGCCTTCGGATCTTTAACATACGGGCTATCAAACAAACCCAGGCGAAATTTTACCCGCAATACATCGCCAACCCGCGAATCTATCACCTTCATCGATATCTTATTTTCTTTAATCAACTCGCGCAGCGGCAAAATAAAAGTTTGCGGCATGGTAAAATTGGTGCGCACATTAAGGCCAGCCTCAACTGCCTGCCTTACGGCTTCTTTATAATCGGCTGCTACGTGATGCTTGGAATAAAGGTATTCAACCGCTTCGCTATCGCTTACTACGTACCCATTAAAGCCAAATTGCTGCCGCAGCAATTGTGTTAAAAAGTAATAACTACCTGTAACGGGTACACCGTCCCAATCGTTATAACTGCTCATTACGCCCATAGGATGCGCTTCCTGGATAACCCGGCGAAAAGGGTATAAATAAACCTGGTGCATTTCCCGTGGTGCCACATGCGGATCGGTACGCGCTGCGCCATCGCGGCCGCCTTTGGGTACGCTGTATACCGCGAAGTGTTTAAGGGTTGATGCAACCCCTTCCTCCTGCATACCTAAAACCATTTGCTTACCCATTTCGGCAATATGAAAAGGGTCTTCGCCGTAGCATTCTACCACGCGGCCCCAGCGCTGGTCGCGGGCCGGGTCAAGTATAGGGGCGTAAACGTTGGTATAGCCCAAAGCTTTGGCTTCGCGGCCTACGGTTTGGCCTGCCTGGCGTACGAGTTGTTTGTCAAAAGTACTGCCAATGCCAATTGGTGCCGGCAAAGGTGTGGCCCGGTCATGGTTCAGGCCGTGGATGCCTTCGTTGGTAAAATCAACCGGGATGCCCATGCGGGTTTCTTCCACAAACCATTTTTGGATAGTGTTGATTGCCGATGCATGTTTGCTAAAAGGGAACGAATACTGCGTAGGCGCATCATCCGTATGCGACGTAAGGTTGTTCAGTTCCTCATCTATATTGGCTATGCCATCTTTCCAGATCTCGTTTTTCCAGTTGGCTACAGGCATTTCATCTTTCAATACCCGTTTATAGCCGTACAAGGTGGCCATCTGGCACGTTTTTTCATCAACGGTCATCTGGCTTAGTAAATCGGCAACGCGTTTGTCCACAGTCTGCGATGGGTCTTCAAACACATCCATTTTACCATTTTTATTAAAATCTACCCAACCTTTATGATAAATATTTTTTTGTTGAGCCGATGCCGATAGGGAAAGTCCGGCAACCACTGCCGTTGCCATGCAAATACGCGGCAGATAATACTTTTTTCTCATGTAGATGAATTGCGGTTTGTACTTCAAATATAGGAGAATATAGTAATGCCGGAAACAAATCACTAAGCTGTTACAATTGGCTGAGCACAATGGCTTAAGTGGCAAAAAGGAACGATACATGCAGAAGACCATGTGTTGTGCTTACCATTAAATTTAGTAAATTAGCACAACTAAACCAACCATATGTCTCCAAAATATGCAACTCCTTTAATTACTTTACTTGTTATACTTACAGGCTTTAAAAGTGCTGTTCACGACGAAGTTGTAAATTATTATGGCATTCCCACAGTTATTTCTTTCGACAAAACAGAATTCACATTATCATGGAGCTCGCATCCCAATAATACTTATTACAAGCAGGAATATTTACCCAAAGGTGATGCTGCTGAAGGCTTTAATGATATGTTGCTGATAGATTTTATTATAACCGATTTACCGGCCAAGGATGCGGTGCGTGCCCAGATAAACACCATCTACGAGCGAAAAAAAACAGATGCAGTTTGTAATTTCGAGGTTGTTAAAAGCCAGGATGGTAATGAATACATCCTTAATTTTATTATGAGCGAAGGTAACAGCGATACATTGAGCCTTGTTGAATGGAGTGCCTACGATTATAAACCTTATACTGATAAAACGGGTCACAAAGGCATAATGCTCCTTGGTATCAGTCACAGGGCATATGGCGACAATATTACACCTTTTTTAAGATCATTGAAAAAATACAAAGATGAACAGGTACGTAAACTCACTGTTTACCCAACGCCAGAAATTCTGCTTAAATAAAGTTTCAATCATTTGGCCTTACGTATCCGCCATCTAAGGCCGTTACAGTGTTCTCCTAAAAAACGCCACAGCCAAACTATCTACTTTCAAGTGTACGGCATGCCTGTTAACAGATGGATCATCGGTAAATAACATGGGGGCTTCTTTTTTTACAGGTTCTATAGCTTCTGACAGCATCACATAATGCCCGGTTTTGCCGGGGTTAATGTATAGCTGCGATCCTTTTATCAATTGGTGGTAATGGATGGCATTAGTTTTTACGGGCGCTATACTATCGCTTTGCGACCCCACTATATAAACAGGGCTGCTGATATTTTTCACCTGCTGCATTTTTACAAAACCGGGACCCAGGGCCGGCGAAATAGAGAAAAATGCCTTGATACGTTTATCTTTCAGCGGAGGATAATGTTTTGATTCGGCCACCAGGGTGCTATCATCCAGTGATTTTACCAGGCCCGGATACTCGGGAATCTCGATTTCTTTGCGGCCTGTTGTTTTATAATAATTGCGCAGCACATCAAAATCAAATTCGCCGCCTGCAAGGGCTATCACTGTAAACCCGCCAAATGAAAAGCCTGCTGCCCCTATCCTGTCGGGATCTATTATTGCCTTAAAATCCCGGTCGTTCAGCAGCGAGGTTAATGCAAAACTGATATCCTGCGGGCGCTCCCAGGCTTTTAAAAACTCCAGCCTAATCTTGTTGTCGTAAGTGTTGCCCCAATGATCTACAGCGGCCACAATAAAGCCATTTTGCGCCAACGCAGCTGCCAGCCATTCCAGCGTTAAACGGCCACCGCCGGTACCATGCGATAGCATAATAACCGGCAACTTAGCGTCAGGCAGTTTTCCATTGCGCACAGTTTGTACACGGGTAAACGGCGAAAAGTATTTATCGGTAGGTTTAACGGAATCCGTTGTGGGGTACCAAACCTCGGTTGTTACCGGGCGGTTACGCTTTTGATCCTTAAACTGAAAAGTACGCTGGCCAATATTGGTCTGTGCTAAAACGATATTGCCTGATAGTAAAAATATAAAGCAGGTTATAATTTGCTTGTACATAATTTGTTGTGGTTTAATGCTACAAAGCAAGCCTTTATCATTAACAAAAAAATTGACAATTGTCAATAAATCAGGTCGGTCATTAGTCAGTTGTCATTAGTCATTGGTTTGGCGGCCAGGCGTGAACTCCCGCGGGGTTAGCTTTAGCGCAACCCGTGGGTTAACCAGGTTTAAGCCGCTGGCTTAAGTTCAGCTGAAAGCTGAAACCATGTGGCCCACGAGCTGAAGGCTCGCAGGAGCTTAGCGCTTAGGCTTTAGGAGGCCGTGGGGCTTTCAACCGGCTTAATGTTTCCTGCGAGATGCCCAGGTAATCGGCCACTATTTTATTGGGCAATCGCCTGATGATATCAGGCCGGGTATCCATCAGCACCTGGTAACGGGTTTTTGAATCCATGGTAATCAGGCTCTCTATCCGTTGAATGGATGCAATATAATCCTGCTCAAGCCCGATACGGTACATGGTTTCCCAGCCGGGAATCTCTTTTAGGAGGAGATCCCTGTCGTGCCGGCTAAGTACAAATAGTTCTGACGCCTCCAGACTTTGAATAGCCGCCAACGACGGCGTGCCATTTATAAAACTCGGGAAAGCCGTTCCCATATTGTTTTCAAATATCAAAAACCTGGTCGACTCGCTCCCATTGTCGTCAACCAGGAAAACCCTCAGGCAACCTTTAATTACAAAGTATATATTTTTGGCTACGCTGCCCTTTGGCACCAGGATCTCGTTACGCCTGGCATATTTTAACTTAAAACAACGCTCAATCAATGCCTCGTGCCCGGCTGAAAGATTAATCTTGCCTGAAAAATATTGTGTTAAAACCGGGTGCATGTAGCTAACATAATAAATTTGAAGCAGAAGCCCTTATTATAAGCAAGGCAAATTGTACATGGTTACAGTAAGCCCTTATAAATACCGCAGTTTTCGTCATCAAAACAAACAAAAACCACCTCTTTAATACTCTCGTTCCCGGCCAGGAAATCCTGTACGATTTTTATAGCGATACTTGCCGCTTTCTTTTTAGGAAAATGGTAAATACCCGTACTGATATTAGGAAAAGCAATGGTTTCCACATGGTTTTCTGCAGCCAGTTTAAGGCTGTTTAAATAGGCGGAAGCCAGTAATCCATTTTCGCCTTTACCACCGTTATTATATACCGGGCCAACCGTGTGTATCACATATTTTGCGGGAAGATTACCGCCGGTGGTAATTACCGCTTCGCCGGTTTTGCAGCCCCCTTGCCGGTTACGGATTTGGATACATTCTTCAAGTATAGCCTTACCGCCTGCCCGGTGGATGGCGCCATCAACTCCGCCACCGCCCAATAATGATGTGTTGGCAGCATTAACAATAGCGTCGGCTTT is drawn from Mucilaginibacter ginsenosidivorax and contains these coding sequences:
- a CDS encoding DUF695 domain-containing protein, whose translation is MIEELYLGDSWISLEFSTDGGLPVFVKFRPYMQNFIDTGFYNQRMDVIWSYNSPNETLLPHETDLDLMEQVEEALMDVMEEDNQTILAFSFTGENERWWAWYTTDVDIAGERLNAALAGFEELPISITANTDPDWDEYNGVLEDFAE
- a CDS encoding O-acetyl-ADP-ribose deacetylase translates to MSNQRIKLVQGDITKIKADAIVNAANTSLLGGGGVDGAIHRAGGKAILEECIQIRNRQGGCKTGEAVITTGGNLPAKYVIHTVGPVYNNGGKGENGLLASAYLNSLKLAAENHVETIAFPNISTGIYHFPKKKAASIAIKIVQDFLAGNESIKEVVFVCFDDENCGIYKGLL
- a CDS encoding DUF4288 domain-containing protein, giving the protein MKEIYDLEYWQLDKSVSNTKRFAIVKINLVYPKVKQLTDLKPKERVKKIDSIYREDLTRLIALNLFDTYEITGKKKRPTGVTAKVKFNDLKKLKKVDFVASIWVTSVDHAIFIKAEEPPKEQYYCVKMTGVIEVEGVRLKKQDIEKRFVLIKAWSFNDAYDKVKKQQENYCEPYLNPNGRFVRWRIESYDDCFVTDIGNPAELDNPEGVEVFSALGKRKNKLKTVWDGKP
- a CDS encoding DUF2071 domain-containing protein; its protein translation is MKIPTITGIIDRRILVNFAVDPDIAKLIVPAPFSPKIVNGKAIVGICLIRLKDVRPKGMPAFIGMGSENGAHRIAVEWQEDGEIKEGVYIPRRDTSSRFNTIVGGRIFPGRHYHARFDVNEHSGNYHVAFESSDGTTISIDAKITGTFNRDSVFKDLDTASDFFKAGATGYSPNGDKYEGLLLHTENWKVEALEVSQVSSSFFEDEAIFPKGTIVFDNALLMTNIQHDWYSKPDKAVVND
- a CDS encoding Crp/Fnr family transcriptional regulator, with protein sequence MHPVLTQYFSGKINLSAGHEALIERCFKLKYARRNEILVPKGSVAKNIYFVIKGCLRVFLVDDNGSESTRFLIFENNMGTAFPSFINGTPSLAAIQSLEASELFVLSRHDRDLLLKEIPGWETMYRIGLEQDYIASIQRIESLITMDSKTRYQVLMDTRPDIIRRLPNKIVADYLGISQETLSRLKAPRPPKA
- a CDS encoding glycoside hydrolase family 3 N-terminal domain-containing protein; the protein is MRKKYYLPRICMATAVVAGLSLSASAQQKNIYHKGWVDFNKNGKMDVFEDPSQTVDKRVADLLSQMTVDEKTCQMATLYGYKRVLKDEMPVANWKNEIWKDGIANIDEELNNLTSHTDDAPTQYSFPFSKHASAINTIQKWFVEETRMGIPVDFTNEGIHGLNHDRATPLPAPIGIGSTFDKQLVRQAGQTVGREAKALGYTNVYAPILDPARDQRWGRVVECYGEDPFHIAEMGKQMVLGMQEEGVASTLKHFAVYSVPKGGRDGAARTDPHVAPREMHQVYLYPFRRVIQEAHPMGVMSSYNDWDGVPVTGSYYFLTQLLRQQFGFNGYVVSDSEAVEYLYSKHHVAADYKEAVRQAVEAGLNVRTNFTMPQTFILPLRELIKENKISMKVIDSRVGDVLRVKFRLGLFDSPYVKDPKAADKVVHTADDAAMSLKMNRESMVLLKNEGGLLPLDKKKYPRILVTGPLAKETNYAISRYGPSHNPVTSVYDGLVNYMGNDGVIVYAKGCDMIDATWPESEIIETPLTHQEQIEIDNAVNQAKNVDVVIAVVGEDVDRVGESLSRTGLNLPGRQLKLIQALQATGKPVVMVMINGQPLTINWENKYVPAILEAWFPSVQSGQVITETLFGDNNPGGKLPITFPKTTGQIEFNFPFKPNAQAGQGGQNSWGKTSVNGALYPFGYGLSYTKFEYSNLVVSPEQENSQGDVQVSVDVTNTGARAGDEVVQLYLKDEVSSVTTYEYDLRGFERVNLKPGEKKTVQFTLHPDDLALLDKNMNWTVEPGKFMVMIGSSSEDIKLKKEFEVQ
- a CDS encoding alpha/beta hydrolase family protein, which gives rise to MYKQIITCFIFLLSGNIVLAQTNIGQRTFQFKDQKRNRPVTTEVWYPTTDSVKPTDKYFSPFTRVQTVRNGKLPDAKLPVIMLSHGTGGGRLTLEWLAAALAQNGFIVAAVDHWGNTYDNKIRLEFLKAWERPQDISFALTSLLNDRDFKAIIDPDRIGAAGFSFGGFTVIALAGGEFDFDVLRNYYKTTGRKEIEIPEYPGLVKSLDDSTLVAESKHYPPLKDKRIKAFFSISPALGPGFVKMQQVKNISSPVYIVGSQSDSIAPVKTNAIHYHQLIKGSQLYINPGKTGHYVMLSEAIEPVKKEAPMLFTDDPSVNRHAVHLKVDSLAVAFFRRTL
- a CDS encoding VOC family protein, which produces MGTSNQQIIPMLAYEDGIAAMEWLCKVFGFTEVTRMTDEQGRLGHGEIAMGESLVMLAEPTPDYQGPKHHAQNCTIAAKAYEVPYVINGVLVYVDDVTLHYEHAKSNGATILSVLEEGYPGTRYRAADLEGQRWMFMQKEILK